From the genome of Azospira restricta, one region includes:
- a CDS encoding prepilin peptidase: MIALFADPVVFTTAAGLLGLIVGSFLNVVIHRLPLMMERDWQCQCAELRGEAAPPAEPLSLSQPRSRCPHCGHPISALENIPLLSWLLLRGRCSACGAGIALRYPLVETASGLLAAFAAWHFGFGWAAAGAIVFGWAMIALTGIDFDTQLLPDSITLPLLWLGLAFNLFGTYTSLASAVIGAMAGYLSLWSVYWGFKLATGKEGMGYGDFKLLAAIGAWLGWQALPLTILFSSLVGAVVGIVLIVAARHGRNVPIPFGPYLAAAGLLALFWGRPLTQSYLGLF; the protein is encoded by the coding sequence ATGATCGCGCTGTTCGCCGACCCCGTCGTCTTCACCACGGCGGCGGGGCTGCTCGGCCTGATCGTCGGCAGCTTCCTCAACGTCGTCATCCATCGCCTGCCGCTGATGATGGAGCGGGACTGGCAGTGCCAGTGCGCGGAGCTGCGCGGGGAGGCGGCGCCGCCGGCGGAGCCGCTCTCGCTGTCGCAGCCGCGCTCGCGCTGCCCGCATTGCGGCCATCCGATCTCGGCACTGGAGAACATTCCGCTGCTCAGCTGGCTGCTCCTGCGCGGCAGGTGCTCGGCCTGCGGCGCCGGCATTGCGCTCCGCTACCCGCTGGTCGAGACGGCCAGCGGCCTGCTGGCGGCATTCGCCGCCTGGCATTTCGGCTTCGGCTGGGCGGCCGCGGGTGCCATCGTCTTCGGCTGGGCGATGATCGCGCTGACCGGCATCGACTTCGACACGCAGCTGCTGCCCGACAGCATCACGCTGCCGCTGCTCTGGCTGGGCCTCGCCTTCAATCTGTTCGGCACCTACACCTCGCTCGCCTCGGCGGTGATCGGCGCGATGGCCGGCTACCTGTCGCTGTGGTCGGTCTACTGGGGGTTCAAGCTGGCGACCGGCAAGGAGGGCATGGGCTACGGCGACTTCAAGCTGCTCGCGGCGATCGGCGCCTGGCTCGGCTGGCAGGCGCTGCCGCTGACCATCCTGTTCTCGTCGCTGGTCGGCGCCGTCGTCGGCATCGTGCTGATCGTCGCCGCCCGCCACGGGCGCAACGTTCCGATCCCGTTCGGCCCCTACCTGGCGGCAGCCGGGCTGCTGGCGCTGTTCTGGGGCCGCCCGCTGACGCAATCCTATCTCGGGCTCTTTTGA
- a CDS encoding type II secretion system F family protein, whose amino-acid sequence MATAKPAKKPAGAKEFTFLWEGKNKDGKDVRGELRATSEAVAQATLRRQGVRITKISKQRFKTGKKITDKDITLFTRQLATMMKAGVPLLQAFDIVGRGHSNPSVGKLLLDIKADVETGSSLSQAFRKYPLHFDALFCNLVAAGEQAGILEALLDRLATYKEKMQALKAKIKSALFYPMAILIMAFVITAVIMIFVIPAFKEVFKSFGADLPAPTVMVIAMSDYFVEYWWAIFGSIGGGIYAFIQAYKRSEAMQIAFDRYALRIPVFGDVIRKSTVARWTRTLATMFAAGVPLVESLDSVGGASGNYVYKVATRQIQSEVSTGTNLTTAMQNSKLFDNMVIQMVAIGEESGALDSMLEKVAGFLEAEVDDAVEALSSLMEPMIMAVLGVLIGGLVIAMYLPIFKLGSVVG is encoded by the coding sequence ATGGCCACTGCCAAGCCAGCAAAAAAACCCGCAGGAGCGAAGGAGTTCACCTTTCTCTGGGAGGGCAAGAACAAGGACGGCAAGGATGTCAGGGGCGAACTGCGGGCCACCAGCGAGGCAGTCGCGCAGGCAACCCTCCGCCGGCAGGGCGTGCGCATCACCAAGATCAGCAAGCAGCGTTTCAAGACCGGAAAGAAGATCACCGACAAGGACATCACGCTGTTCACGCGCCAGCTGGCGACGATGATGAAAGCCGGCGTGCCGCTGCTGCAGGCCTTCGACATCGTCGGCCGCGGCCACTCGAACCCCTCGGTCGGCAAGCTGCTGCTCGACATCAAGGCCGACGTCGAGACCGGCTCGTCGCTATCGCAGGCCTTCCGCAAGTATCCGCTCCACTTCGATGCCCTCTTCTGCAACCTCGTCGCCGCCGGCGAACAGGCCGGCATCCTGGAAGCGCTGCTCGACCGCCTGGCGACCTACAAGGAAAAAATGCAGGCGCTGAAGGCCAAGATCAAGTCGGCACTGTTCTACCCGATGGCGATCCTGATCATGGCCTTCGTCATCACCGCGGTGATCATGATCTTCGTGATCCCGGCGTTCAAGGAAGTCTTCAAGAGCTTCGGCGCCGACCTGCCGGCGCCGACGGTGATGGTGATCGCCATGTCCGACTATTTCGTCGAGTATTGGTGGGCGATCTTCGGCTCGATCGGCGGCGGCATTTATGCCTTTATCCAGGCCTACAAGCGCTCCGAGGCGATGCAGATCGCCTTCGACCGCTACGCGCTGCGCATCCCGGTCTTTGGCGACGTCATCCGCAAATCCACGGTCGCCCGGTGGACGCGGACGCTGGCGACGATGTTCGCCGCCGGCGTGCCGCTGGTCGAGTCGCTCGACTCGGTCGGCGGCGCCTCCGGCAACTACGTCTACAAGGTCGCCACCCGCCAGATCCAGAGCGAAGTCAGCACCGGCACCAACCTGACGACGGCGATGCAGAACAGCAAGCTGTTCGACAACATGGTGATCCAGATGGTCGCCATCGGCGAAGAGTCCGGCGCCCTCGACTCGATGCTGGAAAAGGTCGCCGGCTTCCTCGAGGCCGAGGTCGACGATGCGGTCGAGGCGCTCTCCAGCCTGATGGAACCGATGATCATGGCCGTCCTCGGCGTCCTCATCGGCGGCCTCGTGATCGCCATGTACCTGCCGATCTTCAAGCTGGGTTCCGTCGTCGGATGA
- the pilB gene encoding type IV-A pilus assembly ATPase PilB, producing MAANPQQAPLSGLARALVQAGRLKETEAESLLAQAAANGSSLIEQIANAKKMSAQEVATFAAETFGYPLFDLAAFDDAHIPANAVDRKLISSHRVIPLHKRGNRLTIATADPTNLRALDEIRFQTSMIVDPVVVEEPKLLPLVKKLSESAEETLKSIASEDINLEFTDEEAQAATEEAASLEVDDAPVVKFIQKMLLDAINDGASDIHFEPYEKFYRIRFRVDGILREIATPPLVIKDKIASRIKVISRLNIAEKRVPQDGRMKLVLSKNRAIDFRVSTLPTLHGEKIVLRILDPTSATLGIDALGYDPDQKEALLDAINRPYGMVLVTGPTGSGKTVSLYTCLNILNQPGINISTAEDPAEIPLPGINQVNVDDKAGLTFAAALKSFLRQDPDIIMVGEIRDLETAEIAVKAAQTGHMVLSTLHTNDAPQTLTRLMNMGVPLFNIASSVLLITAQRLARRLCTCKVPHEAPTEALVNAGFTEADLDGSWTLYGPGSCDRCKGSGYKGRVGIYQVMPVTEEIQRIILAGGTALDIAAQAAREGVKDLRRSGLIKAMQGVTSLEEVLSTTNA from the coding sequence ATGGCAGCCAACCCGCAACAAGCGCCACTCAGCGGCCTCGCCCGGGCCCTCGTGCAAGCCGGCCGCCTCAAGGAAACCGAGGCGGAAAGCCTGCTTGCGCAGGCGGCCGCCAATGGCAGCTCTTTGATCGAACAGATCGCCAACGCAAAGAAGATGTCGGCGCAGGAAGTTGCCACTTTTGCCGCAGAAACCTTCGGCTACCCGCTTTTCGACCTGGCCGCCTTCGACGACGCGCACATTCCGGCAAACGCTGTCGACCGCAAGCTGATCAGCTCGCACCGGGTCATCCCGCTGCACAAACGCGGCAACCGGCTGACCATCGCGACCGCCGACCCGACCAATCTGCGGGCGCTCGACGAAATCCGTTTCCAGACCAGCATGATCGTCGACCCGGTGGTGGTCGAGGAGCCCAAGCTGCTGCCGCTGGTCAAGAAGCTCTCGGAATCCGCGGAAGAAACGCTGAAGAGCATCGCCAGCGAGGATATCAACCTCGAGTTCACCGACGAGGAAGCGCAGGCAGCGACGGAGGAGGCGGCCTCGCTCGAAGTGGACGACGCGCCGGTCGTCAAGTTCATCCAGAAGATGCTGCTCGACGCGATCAACGACGGCGCCTCGGACATCCACTTCGAGCCTTACGAGAAGTTCTACCGCATCCGCTTCCGCGTCGACGGCATCTTGCGCGAAATCGCCACGCCGCCGCTGGTGATCAAGGACAAGATCGCCTCGCGGATCAAGGTCATCTCGCGCCTCAACATCGCCGAGAAACGGGTCCCGCAGGACGGCCGAATGAAGCTGGTGCTGTCCAAGAACCGCGCGATCGACTTCCGGGTCAGCACGCTGCCGACGCTGCACGGTGAAAAGATCGTGCTGCGCATTCTCGACCCGACCAGCGCCACGCTGGGCATCGACGCCCTCGGCTACGACCCGGACCAGAAGGAAGCCCTGCTCGACGCGATCAACCGCCCCTACGGCATGGTGCTGGTTACCGGGCCGACCGGCTCCGGCAAGACGGTATCGCTCTACACCTGCCTGAACATCCTCAACCAGCCCGGGATCAACATCTCGACGGCGGAGGACCCGGCGGAAATTCCGCTGCCGGGCATCAACCAGGTCAACGTCGACGACAAGGCCGGACTGACTTTCGCCGCGGCGCTGAAGTCCTTCCTGCGCCAGGATCCGGACATCATCATGGTCGGCGAAATCCGCGACCTGGAGACCGCCGAGATTGCGGTCAAGGCCGCGCAGACCGGCCACATGGTGCTGTCGACGCTGCACACCAACGATGCGCCGCAAACGCTGACCCGCCTGATGAACATGGGCGTGCCGCTGTTCAACATCGCCTCCAGCGTGCTGCTGATCACCGCCCAGCGACTGGCGCGGCGGCTATGCACCTGCAAGGTTCCGCACGAAGCACCGACCGAAGCGCTGGTCAACGCCGGTTTCACCGAGGCCGACCTCGACGGCTCGTGGACGCTGTACGGGCCGGGCAGTTGCGATCGCTGCAAGGGCTCCGGCTACAAGGGGCGGGTCGGCATCTATCAGGTGATGCCGGTCACCGAGGAAATCCAGCGCATCATCCTCGCCGGCGGAACCGCGCTCGACATCGCCGCCCAGGCCGCCCGCGAGGGGGTCAAGGACCTGCGCCGCTCGGGCCTGATCAAGGCGATGCAGGGCGTCACTTCGCTGGAAGAAGTGCTGAGCACCACCAACGCATAA
- a CDS encoding cytochrome C assembly family protein — MPGILLHLLPNILAAVLYALLGLHFWRTRWKESDKPLAAQPMQDWERAAIGGTLLIHGFGLYAGLFGTGTMQFSFSLALSLMLWLAVFIYWLESFRSRMDGLQPMVLPLAAACAALPAVFPNAHALTHAGTWGFRLHFIAAMLAYSLFTLSALHAVFMGYTERKLHQRALTKSLASLPPLLTMEALLFRMIGVGFLLLTAALVSGSFFSEELFGKALTFDHKTLFAFISWGIFAALLTGRHVRGWRGRTALRWTMAGFTVLLLAYIGSRFVLEVLLGRA, encoded by the coding sequence ATGCCCGGCATTCTACTGCACCTTCTGCCCAACATCCTGGCCGCCGTCCTCTATGCGCTGCTCGGCCTGCACTTCTGGCGCACCCGCTGGAAGGAAAGCGACAAGCCGCTGGCGGCGCAACCGATGCAGGACTGGGAGCGCGCGGCGATCGGCGGCACGCTGCTGATCCACGGCTTCGGCCTCTACGCCGGGCTGTTCGGTACCGGCACGATGCAGTTCTCATTCAGCCTGGCGCTGTCGCTGATGCTCTGGCTGGCCGTTTTCATCTACTGGCTGGAGAGCTTCCGCTCGCGCATGGACGGCCTGCAGCCGATGGTCCTGCCGCTGGCGGCAGCCTGCGCCGCCCTGCCGGCCGTCTTCCCGAACGCGCATGCGCTGACGCATGCCGGCACCTGGGGTTTCCGCCTGCACTTCATCGCCGCGATGCTCGCCTACAGCCTGTTTACGCTGTCGGCGCTGCATGCGGTATTCATGGGCTACACCGAACGCAAGCTGCACCAGCGCGCACTGACGAAGAGCCTGGCCAGCCTGCCGCCCTTGCTGACGATGGAAGCATTGCTCTTCCGCATGATCGGCGTCGGCTTTCTGCTGCTCACCGCCGCGTTGGTCAGCGGCTCGTTCTTCTCCGAGGAGCTGTTCGGCAAGGCGCTGACCTTCGACCACAAGACCCTCTTCGCCTTCATCTCGTGGGGCATCTTTGCCGCGCTGTTGACGGGCCGCCACGTCCGCGGCTGGCGCGGACGGACGGCGTTGCGCTGGACGATGGCCGGGTTCACGGTCCTCCTGCTGGCCTACATCGGCAGCCGCTTCGTGCTCGAAGTGCTGCTCGGCCGCGCCTGA
- the ffh gene encoding signal recognition particle protein: MLDNLTQRLARVMKTLKGEARLTESNIADALREVRLALLEADVALPVVKDFIAAVKEQAVGEEVLGSLTPGQALVGVVHREMTKVMGEANVGLNLATQPPAVILMAGLQGAGKTTTVGKLAKFLKDTQKKKVLVVSCDVYRPAAIEQLKTVAGQAGAEFFPSTTADKPVDIARAAVDWAKRHYHDVLLIDTAGRLAIDEAMMQEIAELHAAIKPIETLFVVDAMLGQDAVNTAKAFNDALPLTGVILTKLDGDARGGAALSVRHVTGKPLKFAGVGEKLSGLEPFHPERMASRILGMGDVLSLIEEARKGVDEEKALEFAKKLKSGKGFDLNDFKEQIGQMRKMGGMASLMDKLPAQFAQAASQVAPGTEDKMIRRIEGIINSMTPAERAKPELIKASRKRRIATGAGVQVQDVNRLLNQFEQTQKMMKQFSKGGLGKLMRGMKGLMPGGMMR, translated from the coding sequence ATGCTCGACAACCTCACCCAGCGCCTTGCGCGCGTCATGAAGACCCTGAAGGGCGAAGCGCGCCTGACGGAATCGAATATCGCCGACGCGCTGCGCGAGGTCCGCCTCGCGCTGCTCGAGGCGGACGTCGCCTTGCCGGTGGTCAAGGACTTCATTGCCGCGGTCAAGGAGCAGGCGGTCGGCGAGGAGGTGCTCGGTTCGCTGACGCCGGGCCAGGCGCTGGTCGGCGTCGTTCATCGCGAGATGACGAAGGTCATGGGCGAGGCCAACGTCGGCCTCAACCTGGCGACGCAGCCGCCGGCGGTGATCCTGATGGCTGGCCTGCAGGGCGCCGGCAAGACGACGACGGTCGGCAAGTTGGCCAAGTTCCTCAAGGACACGCAGAAGAAGAAGGTGCTCGTCGTCAGTTGCGACGTCTATCGTCCCGCGGCGATCGAGCAGCTGAAGACCGTCGCCGGCCAGGCCGGCGCCGAGTTCTTTCCGTCGACCACCGCCGACAAGCCGGTCGATATCGCCCGCGCCGCGGTCGACTGGGCGAAGCGTCACTACCACGACGTGCTGCTGATCGACACCGCCGGCCGGCTGGCGATCGACGAGGCGATGATGCAGGAGATTGCCGAGCTGCATGCCGCGATCAAGCCGATCGAAACCCTGTTCGTGGTCGATGCGATGCTCGGCCAGGATGCGGTGAATACCGCCAAGGCCTTCAACGACGCGTTGCCGCTGACCGGCGTCATCCTCACCAAGCTCGACGGCGACGCCCGCGGCGGCGCTGCGCTGTCGGTCCGCCACGTCACCGGCAAGCCGCTCAAGTTCGCCGGCGTCGGCGAGAAGCTGTCGGGTCTCGAGCCCTTCCATCCGGAGCGGATGGCCTCGCGCATCCTCGGCATGGGCGATGTGCTGTCGCTGATCGAGGAGGCGCGCAAGGGGGTCGATGAAGAGAAGGCGCTCGAATTCGCGAAGAAGCTGAAGTCGGGCAAGGGCTTCGACCTCAACGACTTCAAGGAGCAGATCGGCCAGATGCGCAAGATGGGCGGCATGGCCTCGCTGATGGACAAGCTGCCGGCGCAATTTGCACAGGCCGCCAGCCAGGTGGCTCCGGGAACCGAGGACAAGATGATCCGCCGGATCGAGGGCATCATCAACTCGATGACGCCGGCCGAGCGTGCCAAGCCCGAACTGATCAAGGCCAGCCGCAAGCGGCGCATCGCCACCGGTGCCGGCGTCCAGGTGCAGGACGTCAACCGCCTGCTCAATCAGTTCGAGCAGACGCAGAAGATGATGAAGCAGTTCTCCAAGGGCGGGCTCGGCAAACTGATGCGCGGCATGAAGGGGCTGATGCCCGGCGGCATGATGCGCTGA
- a CDS encoding lytic transglycosylase domain-containing protein, with protein MRLNGAPAILLLALIPFAASAGAQKYEPLSASVQASLQKAVSDKRPPTSSFRTPIEAADWLEAMSAKLARRLPNQEYRLELLRAVHYEATRAGLDPQLVLGLMQVESGFRKYAVSSAGARGYMQVMPFWVKLIGRPDDNLFHLRTNLRYGCTILRHYLDIEKGDLYRALGRYNGSLGRPEYPNLVRAAWHNQWSYPATVRR; from the coding sequence GTGCGCCTGAACGGCGCACCGGCCATCCTGCTGCTGGCGCTCATCCCGTTCGCGGCGAGCGCCGGCGCCCAGAAATACGAACCGCTCTCGGCGAGCGTCCAGGCCTCGCTGCAGAAGGCGGTTTCCGACAAGCGGCCGCCGACCTCGTCGTTCCGGACGCCGATCGAGGCTGCCGACTGGCTGGAAGCGATGTCGGCGAAACTCGCTCGACGCCTGCCGAACCAGGAATACCGGCTGGAGTTGTTACGCGCGGTGCACTACGAAGCGACGCGCGCCGGGCTCGACCCACAGCTGGTGCTTGGCCTGATGCAGGTGGAAAGCGGCTTCCGGAAGTATGCGGTATCGAGCGCCGGCGCCCGCGGCTACATGCAGGTGATGCCGTTCTGGGTCAAGCTGATCGGCCGGCCGGACGACAACCTGTTCCACCTGCGGACCAACCTGCGTTACGGCTGCACGATCCTGCGCCACTACCTCGATATCGAGAAAGGCGACCTCTACCGGGCGCTCGGCCGTTACAACGGCAGCCTCGGCCGCCCGGAATACCCGAATCTGGTACGTGCCGCCTGGCACAACCAGTGGAGCTACCCGGCAACAGTGCGTCGCTAG
- a CDS encoding proline--tRNA ligase: MRTTQFFLSTLKEAPSDAEIVSHRLMLRAGLIKRLAGGIYTWMPAGLRILRKVENIVREEMNRAGAIELLMPAVVPAELWQETGRWEKYGPELLRFKDRHQRDFVIGPTHEEVITDVVRKDVKSYRQLPIHLYQVQSKFRDEIRPRFGVMRGREFLMKDGYSFHTSFDDLQREYRNMHDTYSRIFTRLGLKFRAVAADTGSIGGTGSHEFHVLADSGEDAIAFSPDSDYAANVELAEALAPDTPRGAAGEAMQKVATPDRVRCEDVADFLKQPLTKTVKAIAVMHDDDFVLLLLRGDHNLNEIKVGKLPGLDPFRFATDAEVERFLGCKPGYIGPVGVDAAKVRVIADRTVAAMDNFVCGANTEGFHLTGVNWGRNLPEPSLVADIRNVVAGDPSPDGKGALELCRGIEVGHIFQLRTKYSAAMGCTFLDETGKEQVMEMGCYGIGVSRIVGAAIEQGHDARGIVFPAAIAPFEACIVPMGYAKSEAVKAAADKLYGELRAAGIDVVLDDRNERPGVMFADMELIGVPHRIVVGERGLAEGKLEYKGRTETEAQMIAAGDMLAFLKEKLCA, from the coding sequence ATGCGCACCACGCAGTTTTTCCTCTCCACGCTCAAGGAAGCCCCCTCGGACGCCGAGATCGTCAGCCACAGGCTGATGCTCCGCGCCGGCCTGATCAAGCGCCTCGCAGGCGGCATCTACACGTGGATGCCGGCGGGTCTGCGCATCCTGAGGAAGGTGGAAAACATCGTGCGCGAGGAGATGAACCGGGCCGGCGCGATCGAACTCCTGATGCCGGCAGTCGTCCCGGCCGAGCTGTGGCAGGAGACCGGCCGCTGGGAAAAGTACGGTCCGGAACTGCTGCGCTTCAAGGACCGCCACCAGCGCGACTTCGTCATCGGCCCGACGCACGAGGAGGTGATCACCGACGTCGTGCGCAAGGATGTGAAGAGCTACCGGCAGCTGCCGATCCACCTCTATCAGGTGCAGAGCAAGTTCCGCGACGAGATCCGGCCGCGCTTCGGCGTCATGCGCGGCCGCGAATTCCTGATGAAGGACGGCTACTCGTTCCACACCTCGTTCGACGACCTGCAGCGCGAATACCGCAACATGCACGACACCTACAGCCGCATCTTCACGCGACTGGGACTGAAATTCCGTGCGGTCGCCGCCGACACCGGCTCGATCGGCGGTACCGGCTCGCATGAATTCCACGTGCTGGCCGACTCCGGCGAGGACGCGATCGCCTTCAGCCCGGACTCCGACTACGCCGCCAACGTCGAGCTGGCCGAGGCGCTCGCCCCGGACACGCCGCGCGGTGCCGCGGGAGAGGCAATGCAGAAGGTGGCGACGCCGGACCGCGTCCGCTGCGAGGATGTCGCCGATTTCCTGAAGCAGCCGCTCACCAAGACGGTGAAGGCGATCGCCGTGATGCACGACGATGACTTCGTGCTGCTGCTGCTGCGCGGCGACCACAACCTGAACGAAATCAAGGTCGGCAAGCTCCCCGGCCTCGATCCGTTCCGCTTCGCCACCGACGCCGAGGTTGAGCGCTTCCTCGGCTGCAAGCCCGGCTACATCGGCCCGGTCGGCGTCGATGCGGCGAAGGTACGGGTCATCGCCGACCGTACCGTGGCGGCCATGGACAACTTCGTCTGCGGCGCCAATACGGAAGGCTTCCACCTGACCGGCGTCAATTGGGGCCGCAACCTGCCCGAACCCTCGCTCGTCGCCGACATCCGCAACGTCGTCGCCGGCGACCCCTCGCCGGACGGCAAGGGCGCGCTCGAGCTCTGCCGCGGCATCGAGGTGGGCCACATTTTCCAGCTGCGTACCAAATATTCGGCAGCGATGGGCTGCACCTTCCTCGACGAGACCGGCAAGGAGCAGGTGATGGAAATGGGCTGCTACGGCATCGGCGTCAGCCGTATCGTCGGCGCCGCCATCGAGCAGGGGCACGACGCGCGCGGCATCGTCTTCCCGGCGGCGATTGCGCCGTTCGAGGCGTGCATCGTGCCCATGGGCTATGCCAAGAGCGAAGCGGTCAAGGCGGCGGCCGACAAGCTCTACGGCGAACTGCGCGCCGCCGGCATCGACGTCGTGCTAGACGACCGCAACGAGCGTCCCGGCGTGATGTTCGCCGACATGGAGCTGATCGGCGTGCCGCATCGCATCGTCGTCGGCGAGCGCGGTCTCGCCGAGGGCAAGCTGGAATACAAGGGGCGCACCGAGACCGAAGCGCAGATGATCGCCGCCGGCGACATGCTCGCCTTCCTCAAGGAGAAGCTGTGCGCCTGA
- a CDS encoding RNA pyrophosphohydrolase, with protein sequence MLDREGYRPNVGIILCNAKNEVFWGKRIKEHSWQFPQGGIKRGETPEEAMYRELYEEVGLRPEHVRILGRTRDWLRYDVPMQWIKREWRGSYKGQKQIWFLLRLVGRDSDVSLRASDHPEFDAWRWNSYWVPLDVVIEFKRGVYEQALNELARFIDADRRRPRHRDRERAADGLPGSAGEEALGD encoded by the coding sequence ATGCTCGATCGTGAAGGCTATCGCCCGAACGTCGGCATCATTCTTTGTAACGCAAAGAACGAGGTTTTCTGGGGCAAGCGCATCAAGGAGCACTCGTGGCAGTTTCCGCAGGGCGGCATCAAGCGGGGGGAAACCCCGGAAGAAGCCATGTACCGGGAGCTCTACGAGGAAGTCGGCCTGCGCCCGGAGCACGTTCGCATCCTCGGGAGGACCCGGGACTGGCTGCGTTACGACGTGCCGATGCAATGGATCAAGCGCGAATGGCGCGGCAGCTACAAGGGGCAGAAACAGATCTGGTTCCTGCTGCGGCTGGTCGGCCGCGACAGCGATGTCTCGCTGCGCGCCTCCGATCATCCCGAGTTCGACGCCTGGCGCTGGAACAGCTATTGGGTGCCGCTCGACGTCGTCATCGAATTCAAGCGCGGGGTGTACGAGCAGGCGCTGAACGAACTCGCCCGCTTCATCGATGCCGACCGGCGGCGGCCGCGCCATCGCGACCGTGAACGGGCGGCCGACGGGCTCCCCGGGTCGGCGGGCGAGGAGGCGCTCGGTGACTGA
- a CDS encoding CNP1-like family protein encodes MTDLRTLRWSAAVAVVALLAAPVVGHAKGPEDYELIRKSMVEGREVEADEKPWEEVQYQLPPAPDVKNLVPIDVGSLTENKFAVDEPSVTFGADQVVRYTLVATSPGGARNVSYEGMRCATAERRLYAFGRADGSWSKARNGQWLRISENNLNRHHAALFRDYFCTPGGSVSSTDEARRVLRSGNPAAVSR; translated from the coding sequence GTGACTGATCTCCGCACTCTTCGATGGAGCGCTGCTGTTGCCGTCGTGGCGCTGCTGGCAGCACCTGTGGTTGGCCATGCGAAGGGGCCCGAGGATTACGAACTGATCCGGAAGTCGATGGTCGAGGGGCGAGAAGTCGAAGCCGACGAAAAGCCGTGGGAGGAAGTGCAGTACCAGCTGCCGCCTGCTCCGGATGTAAAAAATCTGGTGCCGATCGATGTCGGCTCCCTGACGGAAAACAAGTTCGCGGTCGATGAGCCGTCCGTCACTTTCGGGGCCGATCAGGTCGTACGCTATACCCTGGTGGCGACCAGCCCGGGCGGTGCCAGGAACGTCAGCTACGAAGGGATGCGCTGTGCAACGGCGGAGCGCCGGCTCTATGCGTTCGGGCGTGCCGACGGCAGTTGGTCCAAGGCGCGCAACGGTCAATGGCTGCGGATTTCTGAAAACAATCTGAATCGACATCATGCCGCGCTGTTCCGGGACTATTTCTGCACACCCGGCGGCTCCGTCTCCTCTACGGATGAGGCGCGTCGCGTCTTGCGGAGCGGGAATCCGGCAGCGGTTTCCCGCTGA
- a CDS encoding DUF3617 domain-containing protein, whose translation MYRRLLTLMLLGIGPALATADPALQLQEGQWEISSQTDALGTSGSAPLTTQACYSKEDIANRKAAIPGDEQCEVADYQTAGRVATWRINCRGPGEIVGNGSLSFDSATAYHGEIELRVSMPGQAEQRLTTRYRARRLGDCPR comes from the coding sequence ATGTATAGACGCTTATTGACGCTCATGCTGCTCGGCATCGGCCCCGCCCTGGCGACCGCCGACCCGGCCCTGCAGTTGCAGGAGGGGCAATGGGAAATCAGCAGCCAGACCGACGCCCTGGGCACATCCGGGAGCGCACCGCTCACGACGCAGGCCTGCTACTCGAAAGAGGATATCGCCAACCGCAAGGCCGCGATCCCCGGAGACGAACAATGCGAGGTCGCCGACTACCAGACTGCCGGCCGCGTCGCGACCTGGCGGATCAATTGCCGCGGCCCCGGCGAAATCGTCGGCAACGGCAGCCTGAGCTTCGACAGCGCCACCGCATACCACGGGGAAATCGAATTGCGGGTCAGCATGCCGGGCCAAGCGGAGCAACGCCTCACCACCCGCTACCGCGCCCGACGGCTCGGCGATTGCCCGCGCTAG
- the coq7 gene encoding 2-polyprenyl-3-methyl-6-methoxy-1,4-benzoquinone monooxygenase, with protein MNLDRAIIEFDRALRAVAGPAVSVRPLPGAGVSDEAMGPGERQHAAALMRVNHVGEICAQALYQGQALVSRSALTRTELERAAQEETEHLAWTERRIDELGGRKSMLNPLWYGGALAIGAFAAAFGDRWSLGFLAETERQVGAHLDDHLGRLPSGDIKSRAIVAQMRDDELSHAETAVRLGAAELPFVAKAAMRIASRVMTTVAYRL; from the coding sequence ATGAATCTGGATCGGGCGATCATCGAGTTCGACCGGGCGTTGCGCGCAGTTGCCGGCCCGGCCGTTAGCGTCCGGCCGCTTCCGGGGGCAGGCGTGTCCGATGAGGCGATGGGGCCGGGCGAGCGCCAGCATGCCGCTGCGTTGATGCGCGTGAACCATGTCGGCGAGATTTGTGCGCAGGCTTTGTATCAGGGGCAGGCGCTGGTTTCGAGGAGCGCCCTGACGCGGACCGAGCTGGAACGGGCGGCGCAGGAGGAGACCGAGCATCTTGCGTGGACGGAGCGGCGGATTGACGAACTCGGCGGACGAAAAAGCATGCTCAATCCGCTGTGGTACGGTGGGGCATTGGCGATCGGCGCTTTTGCCGCTGCCTTCGGCGACCGCTGGAGCCTCGGTTTCCTGGCGGAAACCGAGCGCCAGGTGGGCGCCCACCTCGATGACCATCTCGGTCGCCTTCCGTCGGGAGATATCAAGTCCCGCGCCATCGTCGCGCAGATGCGCGATGATGAGCTGTCCCACGCCGAGACCGCTGTTCGCCTGGGGGCGGCAGAGTTGCCTTTCGTTGCGAAGGCGGCGATGCGCATCGCCTCGCGGGTGATGACAACGGTGGCCTATCGGCTGTAG